Part of the Chitinivorax sp. PXF-14 genome, GCGAAGATGCCGAAGACCAGCTTGCCGGCGGCGGTCGTGGTGTCGATGGCCGCACCGTGTCCGGTCAGCACCTTGAGGCCGATGCCACGCCCGGTCAGATCGTGGACGGTGTTGATCAGGTGCCGCAGATCGCGCCCTAGTCGGTCCAGTTTCCACACCACCAGCGTATCCCCTTCGCGCAGCGCCTTCAGACAGCTTGCCAGGCCAGG contains:
- a CDS encoding recombinase family protein, with amino-acid sequence PGLASCLKALREGDTLVVWKLDRLGRDLRHLINTVHDLTGRGIGLKVLTGHGAAIDTTTAAGKLVFGIFA